From a region of the Monodelphis domestica isolate mMonDom1 chromosome 8, mMonDom1.pri, whole genome shotgun sequence genome:
- the RPL22L1 gene encoding 60S ribosomal protein L22-like 1 yields MAPPKDKKAKRSTWKFNLDLTHPVEDGIFDSGNFEQFLKEKVKVNGKTGNLGNVVHIERFKNKITVVSEKQFSKRYLKYLTKKYLKKNNLRDWLRVVASDKETYELRYFQISQDEEGSESED; encoded by the exons ccaaaagATAAGAAGGCCAAGAGATCAACTTGGAAGTTTAACCTTGATCTCACCCATCCAGTGGAAGATGGAATTTTTGATTCTGGAAATTTT gagCAATTCTTGAAGGAGAAAGTTAAAGTCAATGGAAAAACGGGAAACCTAGGGAATGTTGTTCACATTGAACGCTTCAAGAACAAGATCACAGTAGTGTCTGAGAAACAGTTCTCCAAAAG GTATTTAAAATATCTTACCAAGAAATACCTTAAGAAGAACAATCTTCGTGATTGGCTTCGTGTGGTTGCATCTGACAAGGAGACTTATGAACTTCGTTACTTCCAGATTAGTCAAGATGAGGAAGGATCTGAATCTGAAGATTAA